In a single window of the Acidobacteriota bacterium genome:
- a CDS encoding transposase has product MPTYPDWEENKLPYGFLITFRTYGTWLHGDERGSVDRNNNIYASPKLPRNDGLKAYRKRLLRMPPVKLDAAQRSAVNLAVREVCDHRNWTLRVLNVRTNHVHVVVSTSDRDHSKVLNAFKAYATRKLRAEGLWQEKASPWADRGSQRVLWNANSLENACHYVKYCQGPDLNDFDLWLKRNGKARRTR; this is encoded by the coding sequence ATGCCAACATATCCGGATTGGGAAGAGAACAAGTTGCCTTATGGGTTTCTAATCACGTTTAGAACCTACGGAACCTGGCTTCACGGCGATGAGAGAGGCTCGGTGGACCGGAACAACAATATTTATGCGTCACCGAAATTGCCAAGGAATGATGGACTGAAGGCATATCGCAAAAGGCTATTGCGGATGCCGCCCGTGAAATTGGATGCAGCACAGAGATCGGCCGTCAATCTGGCCGTTCGTGAAGTCTGCGATCACAGGAACTGGACCTTGCGGGTGCTGAACGTACGGACCAATCACGTTCATGTGGTGGTCTCAACTTCTGATCGGGATCATTCAAAGGTTCTGAACGCTTTTAAGGCCTATGCCACGCGGAAACTTAGGGCTGAAGGACTTTGGCAGGAAAAGGCTAGCCCTTGGGCAGACCGCGGCAGTCAGCGCGTACTGTGGAATGCGAACTCACTGGAAAACGCATGTCATTACGTAAAGTACTGCCAAGGGCCGGATCTCAATGATTTTGACCTTTGGTTGAAGAGGAATGGAAAAGCCCGAAGAACACGATAA
- a CDS encoding zinc ribbon domain-containing protein, protein MIFCSNCGNRLAEGLKYCNSCGFRLGVEDDNDKEGKPGKMLDGILTTVFLIVLFGLGILVGLVAVMLDKNVMPQLVAIVVIAYLGAIFGISFTLLSQVPKLVDAKLSERKQGRLPAATHQQLEPANTAEFIDHPIASVTDHTTRTLEEVPVRRK, encoded by the coding sequence ATGATCTTTTGTTCGAACTGCGGAAATCGTCTTGCCGAAGGGCTAAAATACTGCAACAGCTGCGGTTTCAGGCTCGGCGTCGAGGACGACAATGACAAGGAAGGAAAGCCCGGCAAAATGCTGGACGGCATTCTGACGACGGTCTTTTTGATCGTGCTTTTCGGGCTCGGCATTTTGGTCGGACTGGTCGCGGTGATGCTGGACAAGAATGTCATGCCGCAGTTGGTCGCGATCGTTGTCATCGCCTACCTTGGGGCAATATTCGGGATCAGCTTCACGCTGTTGTCACAGGTGCCAAAGCTGGTTGACGCCAAACTGAGCGAAAGAAAACAAGGACGGCTTCCCGCCGCGACGCACCAGCAGCTGGAGCCCGCAAATACCGCCGAATTCATCGATCACCCGATCGCGAGCGTGACCGACCACACGACACGTACGCTCGAAGAAGTTCCCGTAAGACGAAAATAA
- a CDS encoding ribonuclease H-like domain-containing protein: MLISETVTLLRSFGGRASAVSVVDFVMKIRRPDPQLAISLAEELISADPRLQLNGEYVELISDGSEERELAETEFVVFDLETTGSKTPPSRITEIGAYKVQGGEVIDKFHTLVNPEMHIPEFITRLTRISDDMVRDAPLFAEVVDDFLLFIGDAVLVAHNSGFDMRFLNYEIGRVFAGHRLRNPSLCTVQLSRRLITDIPNHKLKTVAEYYCLDLVDHHRAAADAYATAHIFIDLVSRLHDQGISNVAAACDYASRKNFYARRARSNSLE; encoded by the coding sequence TTGCTAATCAGCGAAACCGTAACGCTGCTGCGCTCGTTCGGCGGGCGTGCGTCGGCGGTCAGCGTGGTCGATTTCGTGATGAAGATACGGCGGCCTGACCCGCAGCTTGCGATCTCGCTCGCCGAGGAACTCATATCAGCCGATCCGCGATTGCAATTGAACGGCGAATACGTCGAGCTGATCTCGGACGGCAGCGAGGAACGCGAACTCGCCGAAACGGAATTCGTGGTTTTCGACCTGGAAACGACCGGCTCGAAAACTCCGCCGTCGCGCATCACGGAGATCGGAGCTTATAAAGTGCAGGGCGGCGAGGTCATCGACAAATTTCACACGCTGGTGAATCCGGAAATGCACATTCCTGAGTTCATCACGCGGCTGACACGCATCAGCGATGATATGGTCCGCGACGCCCCGCTTTTCGCAGAGGTCGTTGACGATTTTCTTCTGTTCATCGGCGACGCCGTGCTGGTCGCACACAATTCCGGTTTTGATATGCGGTTCCTCAATTACGAGATCGGCCGCGTTTTCGCAGGGCATCGCCTACGGAATCCGTCGCTTTGCACGGTGCAGCTCTCGCGGCGTCTGATCACGGACATTCCCAATCATAAGCTGAAAACCGTCGCCGAATATTACTGCCTCGATCTGGTCGATCATCACAGGGCTGCGGCCGACGCTTACGCGACGGCACACATTTTTATCGACCTTGTTTCGCGTCTGCACGACCAAGGCATCAGCAACGTCGCCGCCGCATGCGACTACGCATCACGCAAGAATTTCTATGCACGAAGAGCACGCTCCAACAGCCTCGAATAA
- a CDS encoding phosphatidate cytidylyltransferase, translated as MKTRLITAAVALPILIGSIILPLWVPETVWIFVVLAVLAISAGLFEFFSLTKKLELKADAGMAYLGAAALITAFIFDTPAKAPELLLMTLALSVIVVIVAETFRFQKDFSKLLIGLGVTITGVVYIAFLGGFLIATRVGFENYQGLSTKLLVFFFAVIFGSDAGAYFAGRGFGKHKLAPAISPGKTIEGLVGGIAAAAGIAALCTLLFFPELPYQYSIPLAVVMAVVGVLGDLAESAMKRGSGAKDAANILPGHGGILDRLDSLLLNAPILYYFAHIYFR; from the coding sequence ATGAAAACACGCCTGATCACTGCCGCCGTCGCCCTGCCCATATTGATCGGCTCGATAATTCTGCCGCTCTGGGTGCCGGAAACGGTTTGGATATTCGTCGTACTGGCGGTTCTGGCGATCAGTGCGGGGCTGTTTGAATTTTTCTCACTCACGAAAAAGCTTGAGCTGAAAGCGGACGCAGGAATGGCGTATCTCGGTGCGGCTGCCTTGATAACGGCGTTCATCTTTGACACCCCGGCGAAAGCCCCGGAACTGCTGCTGATGACTTTGGCGTTGTCTGTGATCGTCGTGATCGTCGCGGAGACGTTCCGATTTCAGAAGGATTTTTCGAAACTGCTCATCGGCTTGGGCGTTACGATAACCGGCGTTGTCTATATCGCATTTCTCGGCGGTTTTTTGATAGCTACGCGGGTCGGTTTTGAGAACTATCAAGGGCTTTCTACAAAGCTTTTAGTGTTCTTTTTCGCCGTTATATTCGGCTCCGACGCAGGCGCGTATTTCGCGGGCCGCGGCTTTGGCAAACACAAACTTGCACCTGCCATTTCGCCCGGCAAGACCATCGAAGGCCTGGTCGGCGGCATTGCCGCGGCGGCCGGCATCGCGGCACTCTGTACGCTGCTTTTCTTTCCCGAACTTCCCTACCAATACTCCATTCCGCTCGCCGTTGTTATGGCTGTCGTCGGCGTGCTCGGCGACCTCGCCGAGAGTGCGATGAAACGCGGCTCCGGTGCAAAGGACGCGGCGAATATCCTGCCCGGCCACGGCGGCATTTTGGACCGCCTCGACAGCTTGCTTTTGAACGCCCCGATACTCTATTATTTCGCTCACATTTACTTCCGTTAG
- the queF gene encoding NADPH-dependent 7-cyano-7-deazaguanine reductase QueF, whose translation MDLFPLDTFEYEYPGREILIDFEMPEFTAICPFSDFPDFGTIRIRYVPDKLCVELKSLKLYINSFRDVKIFHEHVVNLILEDFVAACDPVRAEVIGDYNVRGNIKTVVTANYERKDQ comes from the coding sequence ATGGACCTTTTCCCGCTCGATACGTTCGAATACGAATATCCCGGCCGCGAAATATTGATCGATTTTGAGATGCCGGAATTTACGGCGATCTGCCCGTTCTCTGATTTCCCCGATTTCGGCACCATCCGCATCAGATATGTGCCGGACAAGCTCTGCGTGGAACTAAAGAGCCTGAAACTCTACATCAACTCATTCCGTGATGTGAAGATCTTTCACGAACACGTCGTAAATCTGATACTTGAGGATTTCGTCGCGGCGTGCGATCCCGTGCGTGCCGAGGTCATCGGCGACTACAATGTGCGCGGAAATATCAAGACGGTAGTTACGGCAAATTACGAAAGGAAGGATCAGTGA
- a CDS encoding DUF4337 family protein, translated as MSEDNSTGTDKFEFYAALFLGIAAIFTALASFQSGLWGGIQAEAYSKANTEATTAASEHSRAIIEMAKDAQIDITAYKLIQDGLNLEGSNPSAAKSSFEIATYLYTRQLSDAGYKAMGLPPEAKKEPVETDDPAADEEQTEALKGEILDKASEVDLVGDANYQKEMFAKSAELVEKSQKTFQEGQAANKTGDSFELATVIFAVSMFFLGIALVFKTDVRWKMLIAGGVLLAGGIIYMITLPWTF; from the coding sequence ATGAGCGAAGATAATTCGACAGGTACGGATAAGTTTGAATTTTACGCCGCTTTGTTCTTGGGCATAGCGGCTATTTTTACGGCCCTTGCCAGCTTTCAGTCAGGCCTCTGGGGCGGCATACAGGCCGAGGCATACAGCAAAGCGAACACTGAGGCGACGACCGCCGCAAGCGAACACAGCCGGGCCATCATCGAGATGGCGAAGGACGCGCAGATCGATATCACCGCCTATAAATTGATACAGGACGGGCTGAATCTGGAAGGTTCGAATCCGTCCGCTGCAAAGAGCTCGTTCGAGATAGCGACCTATCTTTACACGCGGCAGCTCAGCGACGCGGGCTATAAGGCGATGGGGCTGCCGCCGGAAGCCAAGAAAGAACCTGTAGAAACCGACGACCCTGCGGCCGACGAGGAACAGACCGAGGCCCTGAAGGGCGAGATATTGGACAAGGCCAGCGAAGTGGACCTGGTAGGCGACGCAAACTATCAAAAAGAGATGTTTGCGAAATCTGCAGAATTGGTCGAGAAGTCGCAAAAGACATTTCAGGAAGGCCAAGCAGCGAACAAGACAGGCGACAGTTTTGAGCTGGCAACGGTGATATTCGCGGTTAGCATGTTCTTTCTCGGCATAGCTCTGGTTTTCAAAACAGACGTCCGCTGGAAAATGCTGATCGCTGGCGGCGTGCTGCTCGCCGGCGGCATTATCTATATGATCACGCTTCCGTGGACGTTCTGA
- a CDS encoding orotate phosphoribosyltransferase → MDELILRHFMEKGALLDGHFVLSSGLHSPKYLQCALALQEPEDAAHFGREIAKHFDASDIDTVASPAIGGLVIGFATALALGKRFIWTERQNGEMTLRRGFTLAEGERVLVVEDVITTGGSTRECIAALEAAGGQAVAAAAIIDRSNGTADVGVPFVSLVSLKVPGYDADECPMCAAGIEATKPGSRTAAK, encoded by the coding sequence ATGGACGAATTGATATTGCGGCATTTTATGGAAAAAGGGGCGTTGCTCGACGGGCATTTTGTTTTGTCGAGCGGGCTCCACAGCCCGAAATATCTGCAGTGCGCACTGGCACTGCAGGAACCCGAGGACGCGGCACATTTCGGCCGCGAGATAGCGAAACATTTTGACGCAAGCGATATCGACACGGTCGCCTCACCGGCGATCGGCGGGTTGGTGATAGGTTTTGCGACGGCGTTAGCGCTTGGAAAACGCTTTATCTGGACAGAACGCCAGAACGGCGAGATGACGCTGCGCCGCGGGTTTACGCTGGCTGAAGGCGAGCGCGTCTTGGTCGTCGAGGACGTTATCACGACGGGCGGCTCGACCCGCGAGTGCATCGCAGCTCTTGAAGCCGCAGGCGGACAAGCTGTCGCAGCGGCCGCGATAATAGACCGCTCGAACGGAACCGCGGACGTCGGCGTGCCTTTCGTTTCACTGGTCAGCCTGAAAGTTCCGGGCTATGACGCCGACGAATGCCCGATGTGCGCCGCCGGGATCGAGGCAACAAAGCCCGGCAGCCGCACCGCCGCAAAATGA
- a CDS encoding GxxExxY protein, which translates to MSELLFRDESYRIVGACFEVYNQKGFGFTEPIYQECLRHEFRLQKIPFVEQPRIPMVYQGIEMEQCFVPDFICFDKIVVELKAVSQLTDAHRAQTLNYLHACELDLGILINFGQYPKLKYERLVRKRRNDNEAVEN; encoded by the coding sequence ATGTCGGAGCTGCTTTTCAGAGATGAAAGTTACCGGATAGTTGGCGCGTGTTTTGAGGTCTATAACCAAAAGGGTTTCGGCTTCACCGAACCTATTTATCAGGAATGCCTGCGACACGAATTTCGGCTTCAAAAGATCCCGTTCGTTGAACAGCCTCGAATTCCGATGGTGTACCAAGGCATCGAAATGGAACAATGTTTTGTTCCCGATTTCATTTGCTTTGACAAGATCGTGGTAGAGCTAAAGGCAGTTTCGCAATTGACTGACGCTCATCGGGCACAGACGCTGAATTATCTGCATGCGTGCGAACTCGACCTCGGGATTCTGATAAATTTCGGCCAATATCCTAAACTGAAATATGAAAGGCTCGTTCGGAAACGGCGCAACGACAATGAAGCAGTTGAAAACTGA
- the aspS gene encoding aspartate--tRNA ligase, giving the protein MLDVLGNLERTHTCGELRAESVGTHVVLMGWVAKKRDFGVFTFIDLRDRDGVTQVVVSEETAAEAHAKAKNIRGEFVIAVKGEVVRRDEGARNAKLSTGEIEVKVAELLVLNDAAVPPFQLEVAGSENLADEYTRLKYRYLDLRRPALQHNIRTRAKAVAAIREYFDGRGFIEIETPILLKSTPEGARDFIVPSRIHTGKFFALPQSPQILKQITMIAGFDKYFQIARCFRDEDLRADRQPEFTQLDMEMSFVNREQVYREIEGMFNHVMRKVGGIELPAEWPRITYAEAMRRYGSDKPDLRFGMELIDLSDDLRETDFAPFAEILRPQNVQAGSLRSQGEIKCIVVKGRADYSRKQTDELQDFVKRYGAGAMAWIKVGDEVTSSLLKVLGEEKIKQLIAAAGAEKGDAVLIVAGKKSVVAAALGALRNEVARREDLIDRSRYECLIVTEFPMFEHDEESDAYIAAHHPFTSPMDEDLEMFKTAVNDPSQHHLLGNVRAKAYDAVINGYECAGGSIRIHQKEIQALNFKALGLTPEKARERFGFFLDALEYGTPPHGGFAAGIERTCMILCGTENIRDVMAFPKTASAQDLMMDAPGDVDEAQLDELGIDIIRE; this is encoded by the coding sequence ATGTTGGATGTTTTGGGAAATTTGGAGCGCACGCATACGTGCGGAGAATTGCGGGCAGAGTCCGTCGGGACGCACGTCGTCCTGATGGGCTGGGTCGCGAAAAAGCGTGATTTCGGCGTGTTCACGTTCATAGACCTTCGCGACCGCGACGGAGTGACGCAGGTCGTCGTGAGCGAAGAGACCGCCGCTGAGGCACACGCAAAGGCAAAGAATATCCGCGGCGAGTTCGTCATCGCTGTGAAAGGCGAGGTCGTCCGGCGTGACGAAGGTGCAAGGAACGCCAAGCTCTCGACGGGCGAGATCGAAGTAAAGGTCGCGGAATTGCTGGTTTTGAACGACGCGGCCGTGCCGCCGTTTCAGCTTGAGGTCGCGGGAAGTGAAAACCTCGCGGACGAATATACGCGGCTGAAATATCGATATCTGGACCTGCGTCGGCCCGCTCTGCAGCACAACATACGCACGCGTGCAAAGGCCGTCGCGGCCATACGCGAATACTTTGACGGCCGCGGCTTCATCGAAATTGAGACGCCTATTTTGTTGAAATCCACGCCCGAAGGCGCCCGCGATTTCATCGTGCCGTCGCGCATTCACACGGGCAAATTCTTCGCTCTGCCGCAGTCGCCGCAAATTTTGAAACAGATCACGATGATCGCGGGTTTTGACAAGTATTTTCAGATCGCCCGATGTTTTCGCGACGAGGACCTGCGAGCGGACCGCCAGCCGGAATTCACGCAGCTCGATATGGAGATGTCCTTTGTGAATCGCGAACAGGTCTATCGCGAGATCGAGGGCATGTTCAACCACGTCATGCGAAAGGTCGGCGGTATCGAGCTGCCCGCGGAATGGCCTCGGATAACCTATGCCGAGGCGATGCGGCGTTACGGCTCAGACAAGCCCGACCTGCGTTTCGGAATGGAGCTGATCGATCTGAGCGACGATCTGCGGGAAACGGATTTCGCACCGTTCGCCGAAATTTTAAGGCCGCAAAACGTGCAGGCTGGCAGCCTGCGGTCCCAGGGCGAGATCAAATGCATCGTCGTTAAGGGCCGTGCTGACTATTCGCGAAAGCAGACCGACGAGCTGCAGGACTTTGTAAAACGCTACGGCGCAGGGGCGATGGCGTGGATCAAGGTCGGCGACGAAGTAACTTCGTCGCTGCTGAAAGTACTCGGCGAAGAGAAGATCAAGCAGCTCATTGCGGCGGCGGGAGCTGAGAAAGGTGATGCCGTTTTGATCGTCGCAGGAAAGAAGAGCGTAGTCGCGGCGGCTTTGGGAGCACTGCGGAACGAGGTCGCCCGCCGCGAAGATCTGATCGACCGCAGCCGGTATGAGTGCCTGATCGTAACGGAGTTTCCGATGTTCGAACACGACGAAGAATCGGACGCCTACATCGCGGCGCATCACCCATTTACCTCGCCGATGGACGAGGACCTTGAGATGTTCAAAACCGCGGTGAATGATCCATCGCAGCATCATCTGCTGGGCAATGTCCGGGCCAAAGCCTACGACGCCGTCATCAACGGCTACGAATGTGCCGGCGGCTCGATCCGTATCCACCAGAAGGAAATTCAGGCGCTGAACTTTAAGGCGTTGGGACTGACGCCCGAAAAAGCACGCGAGCGTTTCGGGTTTTTCCTGGACGCTTTGGAATACGGCACTCCGCCGCACGGCGGTTTTGCCGCGGGCATCGAACGCACGTGCATGATATTGTGCGGAACCGAAAATATCCGCGACGTGATGGCGTTCCCTAAAACCGCATCGGCACAGGACCTGATGATGGACGCGCCCGGCGACGTTGACGAGGCACAGCTCGACGAGCTCGGGATCGACATCATCCGCGAATGA
- a CDS encoding carbon starvation protein A, protein MLTLLAVVFLCWLVFGYFGYGRWVAKQFQLDDTRETPANKVNDGEDFVPISPFYLFGQHFSAIAAAGPIAGPIIACLAWGWLPSLLWIALGVVLIGAVHDFSALTSSVRHGACSIAEVTRQKLGGAAGRAMMGFIWLALVYVIVAFTDITAGTFVAGDDALSGETRFDPGGAVAMASILYLGLSVILGLVERFLKPPLWLATVIFVPATFALAYVGTMYSHVFAFGHQTWAFVILVYCIAASLVPVWALLQPRGYLGGFVLYTAIAVGVIGIFFGGYTIQQPAFKTWDAGGLTGMLFPFLFVTIACGACSGFHGLVCSGTTSKQLDKESHARPIGYGAMLAEGFVAFMAIVVVMIAGNDMLYGPDGKAFAAGKIYGNGIGEFLTLIIGKENLQFAITFGAMAFSTFVFDTLDVAMRLGRYLVQELIGIPGRVGAVIGTIATVALPFFLIFYAKPGSWVEFWTLFGASNQLLAALTLLSITVWLYRARRRIAFTLLPMLFVLTITLWALGSLVIGNFQASQGFDIKLVNGIASLALIALAVFLVITGLLKLRGERGDAAEAEAF, encoded by the coding sequence ATGCTTACACTTCTTGCGGTCGTTTTTCTGTGCTGGCTCGTTTTCGGCTATTTCGGCTACGGCCGATGGGTCGCGAAACAATTTCAACTTGACGACACACGCGAAACGCCTGCCAACAAGGTGAACGACGGCGAGGATTTCGTGCCGATCTCGCCGTTCTATCTTTTCGGCCAGCATTTTTCCGCCATAGCCGCCGCCGGCCCGATCGCGGGGCCGATCATCGCGTGTCTGGCGTGGGGCTGGCTGCCGTCGCTGCTCTGGATCGCACTGGGCGTCGTGCTGATCGGTGCTGTGCATGATTTTTCGGCGTTGACGTCGTCCGTCCGTCACGGCGCGTGTTCCATCGCTGAAGTAACACGGCAAAAGCTCGGCGGAGCTGCCGGACGTGCGATGATGGGCTTTATCTGGCTGGCGCTGGTGTATGTGATCGTGGCGTTCACGGACATCACTGCGGGAACCTTCGTCGCAGGCGACGACGCACTCTCGGGCGAGACGCGTTTCGATCCCGGCGGTGCCGTGGCGATGGCGAGCATTTTGTATCTCGGGCTTTCGGTCATTCTCGGCTTGGTCGAACGCTTTCTCAAACCGCCTCTCTGGCTCGCGACCGTCATCTTCGTTCCTGCGACGTTCGCTCTCGCCTACGTCGGGACGATGTATTCGCACGTTTTTGCGTTCGGACATCAGACGTGGGCTTTCGTCATATTGGTCTATTGCATCGCGGCATCGCTTGTGCCCGTTTGGGCTTTGCTGCAGCCCCGCGGTTATCTCGGCGGTTTCGTGCTGTATACGGCGATCGCGGTCGGCGTCATCGGGATCTTCTTTGGCGGCTATACGATACAGCAGCCTGCCTTCAAAACGTGGGACGCCGGCGGGCTGACCGGTATGCTGTTCCCGTTCCTTTTCGTCACCATCGCGTGCGGAGCGTGTTCGGGCTTTCACGGGCTGGTCTGCTCGGGCACGACGTCGAAACAGCTCGACAAGGAATCGCACGCCCGTCCCATCGGCTACGGAGCGATGCTGGCGGAAGGCTTCGTCGCGTTCATGGCCATCGTCGTCGTGATGATCGCTGGCAACGACATGCTCTACGGGCCGGACGGTAAGGCATTCGCCGCGGGCAAGATCTACGGAAACGGCATCGGCGAATTTCTGACGCTGATCATCGGCAAGGAAAATCTGCAGTTCGCGATCACGTTCGGTGCGATGGCGTTCTCGACGTTCGTCTTTGACACGCTGGACGTCGCGATGAGGCTCGGCCGATATCTCGTGCAGGAACTCATCGGCATTCCCGGCCGCGTGGGCGCGGTCATCGGTACGATCGCGACGGTCGCTCTGCCGTTCTTTCTCATCTTTTACGCAAAACCGGGCTCTTGGGTCGAATTTTGGACGCTTTTCGGTGCGTCAAATCAGCTTCTTGCCGCGTTAACCCTTCTTTCTATAACGGTTTGGCTCTACAGGGCACGCCGCCGCATCGCGTTCACTCTGCTGCCGATGCTGTTCGTTCTGACGATAACGCTTTGGGCGCTCGGAAGCCTCGTCATCGGCAATTTTCAGGCGTCGCAGGGCTTTGATATCAAGCTGGTCAACGGCATCGCGTCACTCGCATTGATAGCGTTGGCGGTGTTCTTGGTGATAACGGGCTTGCTGAAACTACGCGGCGAACGCGGTGATGCTGCCGAAGCAGAGGCGTTTTGA
- a CDS encoding isoprenyl transferase, with product MRENFAGVIEPNSAEAEMLAQLDETRLPRHIAVIMDGNGRWAKMRGRPRIFGHREGAESVRSILDTCARLRIEAVTLYAFSTENWKRPKAEVSGLMSMLKHYIRSEMKEVNDNNIRFQAIGDIHGLAPDVQKEIAWATDKTCENTGTVLSVALNYGGRAEIVRAARLAFADIERRNDVIDHLTEEDIERNLYTHSLPDVDLLIRTSGEMRISNFLLWQIAYAEIVVTPTLFPDFRRPQMFEALLEYQKRDRRYGGLKADAKGEP from the coding sequence ATGAGAGAGAATTTTGCGGGCGTTATAGAACCGAATTCTGCCGAGGCTGAAATGCTTGCGCAGTTGGATGAAACGCGCCTGCCGCGGCACATCGCCGTCATAATGGACGGTAACGGCCGCTGGGCGAAAATGCGCGGCCGGCCGCGTATCTTCGGCCATCGCGAGGGTGCCGAATCGGTCCGCTCGATACTCGACACTTGCGCTCGGCTCCGCATCGAGGCAGTTACGCTATACGCGTTCTCGACCGAGAACTGGAAACGGCCGAAAGCCGAGGTTTCGGGGCTGATGTCGATGCTGAAACACTACATCCGCAGCGAAATGAAGGAAGTGAACGACAACAACATCCGCTTTCAGGCCATCGGCGACATCCACGGCCTCGCCCCCGACGTGCAGAAAGAGATCGCGTGGGCGACGGATAAGACGTGTGAGAATACGGGCACCGTTCTGAGCGTGGCGCTGAACTACGGCGGCCGTGCCGAGATCGTGCGTGCGGCACGTCTTGCCTTTGCCGATATCGAACGCCGCAACGACGTCATCGATCATCTGACCGAAGAGGACATCGAACGAAATCTCTACACGCATTCGCTGCCGGATGTCGATCTGCTGATACGCACGAGCGGCGAAATGCGTATCTCCAATTTTCTGCTCTGGCAGATCGCCTACGCCGAGATAGTCGTCACGCCGACGCTGTTTCCCGATTTCCGAAGGCCGCAGATGTTTGAGGCACTGCTGGAATATCAAAAACGCGACCGCCGCTACGGCGGCCTGAAGGCAGACGCTAAGGGAGAGCCATAG
- the truA gene encoding tRNA pseudouridine(38-40) synthase TruA: MNFRLLLQYDGTDFHGWQVQENDRTIQGELERVIGMLAGGEVSVTGSGRTDAGVHAEGQVANVHLPDGKFTPEKLRAAINGNLWRDIRVMKCEAAADDFHARFSAKGKTYLYRVVNAPVMSPFWRRYAAHEPKPLDVARMTDAARLFLGEHDWTAFSSARSDADTRVRTITEFTVHSRWDDRAQATIIEFRISATGFLRYMVRSIMGTLLGVGRGETDGDTIQKAIITGDRSLAGKTAPAQGLTLLRVEY, encoded by the coding sequence GTGAATTTTAGACTGCTCTTACAATACGACGGCACGGATTTTCACGGCTGGCAGGTGCAGGAGAACGACCGCACGATACAGGGTGAGCTGGAGCGTGTGATCGGGATGCTGGCCGGCGGCGAGGTTTCCGTGACAGGCTCGGGACGCACGGATGCCGGTGTTCATGCCGAGGGCCAGGTCGCTAACGTGCATCTGCCGGACGGGAAATTCACGCCCGAAAAACTGCGTGCCGCGATCAACGGTAATCTGTGGCGTGACATACGCGTGATGAAATGCGAGGCTGCGGCGGACGATTTTCACGCTCGGTTTTCGGCGAAAGGAAAGACGTACCTCTACCGCGTGGTCAATGCACCGGTGATGTCGCCTTTTTGGCGACGATACGCAGCACACGAGCCAAAGCCGCTCGACGTCGCACGAATGACGGACGCAGCACGGCTTTTTCTGGGCGAACATGACTGGACGGCCTTCTCATCGGCGCGTTCAGACGCCGATACGCGTGTCCGAACTATAACGGAGTTCACCGTACATTCGCGTTGGGACGACCGTGCTCAGGCGACTATCATCGAATTTCGCATCTCGGCGACCGGCTTTTTGCGTTATATGGTGCGGTCGATAATGGGCACGCTGCTCGGCGTCGGGCGAGGCGAAACCGATGGTGATACAATTCAGAAGGCGATAATTACAGGAGACAGAAGCTTGGCCGGGAAAACTGCTCCCGCACAGGGGCTAACGCTGCTGCGGGTGGAATATTGA
- a CDS encoding DUF952 domain-containing protein — protein MLIYHIVLPDVWENLNAEIYKAASLETEGFIHCSFREQLDGVIERYYSNAESLVILELDSDRLMSRVVNEPSTGNEIYPHIYGPINVDAVVSQEIRER, from the coding sequence ATGCTGATATATCACATCGTTCTGCCGGACGTTTGGGAAAACCTGAACGCAGAGATATACAAGGCGGCAAGCCTCGAAACCGAGGGTTTCATCCACTGCAGCTTTCGCGAGCAGTTGGACGGAGTGATAGAACGGTATTACAGTAATGCGGAGAGCCTGGTCATTCTGGAGCTCGACAGCGACAGGCTGATGTCGCGCGTCGTCAACGAGCCTTCGACCGGTAACGAGATATATCCGCATATTTACGGGCCGATAAACGTGGACGCCGTCGTTTCGCAAGAGATCCGAGAGCGATGA